From a region of the Tachysurus fulvidraco isolate hzauxx_2018 chromosome 5, HZAU_PFXX_2.0, whole genome shotgun sequence genome:
- the ubn2a gene encoding ubinuclein-2a isoform X1, which produces MAEHRKVPFVTLSAFSSSSTATAAPSAGSEARKRRVDADAEPRVSRETGLGAPEAPQSGKAQRPTVRININLPESNELSFPEYSYSDLLQTRKSSPSVKQTPGPYDDEQRQKQEVEALARKFEDKYGSGCRTKHKDRVEDLIDIGFGYDENDSFIDNSEAYDELVPASLTTKLGGFYINTGTLQFRNASESDSDDGERTADTSRGDEESEVKKRKRRDEAELEEEEKKKMKMNNRLTKPGSCRPEKKNKKLMLASMLKRFVSEKKEMCKLNLTHSTQLLHGDFLLSDLTSDPAMMSLLTSANESELQDLLNDLDFSSLDSAPQVNNGLMCTGAADGACVNPEAEIVCPPPPPLPKGLPAPLVKRIEDLRAASRQFDEEGRKKFFTLDMNNILLDIELQVQQQSPSIRSAVYSHLEAFVPCNKEALLKRLKKLSLNIQDDRLRTPLLKLKLAVCSVMPEQTARYNMDCMAKVAAKQQMEDGERNVSEDEEEEKPGKRVVGPRKKFIWDDKLRTLLCNLVRVKLRCYEQEKSSLSVEDYLKVFMENEVKPLWPKGWMQARMLFKESRTVHGHLTDLVKKRIFSTPKSVKEMGFDPVPCVSPAPFSSHLPSETICLSDSLDEDLATNSLESIAQALTLLNGINPNSAPSTSSTPPVVAKPHPQTASPTPFSQSSMPKDVSSVQRQTVTPASKPSNTSTTTTPAKPRPPPTTTPLQKPFGTVGIKSGGATPPTAQIKNPSKKLCGDGGAQKPSVNSLNTKSFQQVTTPSSPLPFIQKKATPTGHHQQRFITPMQATITKSSQSSNSPIIKLTHRPPAQTTPSGSTHRPPAQTTPSGSTHRPPAQTTPSGSTHRPPTQTTPSGSTHRPPTQTTPSGSTHRPPTQTTPSGSTHRPPTQTTPSGSTHRPPIQTTPSGSTHRPPAQTTPSGSTHCSPVQTTPSGSTHRPPAQPMLSGSAHRSPVQSPAHQPPTLTVPPGSTHRSSVSTPSPPTTVHHPSITTPTSGHINRPSASNSQNIGHTHHAPASKPPASGSTHRALVSTPPSPSSHRTSVQTPPSSAYRPSVPTPPPNLAQRSPVTTPPSVSSPAPSSCPPVLTPTQYNPKSSGFKPPFSHAPVATPHTSSFQGCNPTSVATNHGQRQRSVGGANQSNMSANCASSLGLPSLSDSALLNQVSSVPLGLGMFGGLVPVSLPFQFPLLNFAPAGAATHPPSSGYTLSPNLVKSLQSGVQALPPHLQLAFSESNQSQGGDVKRK; this is translated from the exons ACGAGGAAAAGTTCTCCCTCTGTCAAACAAACTCCCGGCCCGTACGACGACGAGCAGcgacagaaacaggaagtggaagCGCTGGCCAGAAAGTTTGAGGACAAATAC GGTTCAGGATGCAGGACGAAACACAAGGACCGGGTGGAGGATCTGATCGATATCGGGTTTGGTTACGACGAGAACGACTCGTTCATCGACAACTCCGAGGCC TACGACGAACTGGTTCCTGCGTCTCTCACCACTAAACTGGGAGGTTTTTACATCAACACCGGGACGCTGCAGTTCCGTAACGCCTCCGAGTCTGACAGTGACGATGGAGAGAGAACAGCAGACACCAGCAGG GGTGATGAAGAGTCTGaggtgaagaagaggaagaggagagatgaagcagagctggaggaggaggagaagaagaagatgaagatgaataaCCGGCTGACAAAACCAGG CTCCTGTCGTCcggagaagaagaacaagaagctGATGTTGGCGTCGATGCTAAAACGCTTCGTATCCGAGAAGAAAGAAATGTGCAAACTAAACCTGACTCACAGCACACAGCTCCTCCATGGTGACTTCCTGCTCAGTGACCTGACCTCTGACCCTGCAATGATGTCACTTCTCACCTCAGCCAATGAGAGCGAGCTGCAGGATCTGCTGAATGACCTGGACTTCAGCAGTCTGGACTCTGCACCTCAGGTGAACAATGGACTGATGTGCACAGGAGCAGCGGATGGAGCCTGTGTGAACCCAGAGGCAGAGATTGTgtgtcctcctcctccacctctccCTAAAGGTCTCCCCGCCCCACTGGTCAAACGCATCGAGGACCTGCGAGCA GCCTCCAGACAGTTTGATGAGGAGGGCAGAAAGAAGTTCTTCACCTTGGACATGAATAATATTTTGTtaga TATTGAGCTGCAGGTACAACAACAGTCTCCCTCCATTCGCTCTGCTGTATATTCTCACCTTGAGGCTTTTGTTCCATGCAACAAGGAGGCTTTACTGAAACGTCTGAAGAAACTCAGCCTCAACATCCAg gATGATCGTCTTCGCACTCCTCTGTTGAAGCTGAAGttagctgtgtgtagtgtgatgcCTGAACAAACAGCCAGATACAACATGGACTGTATGGCTAAAGTAGCAGCAAA gcagcagatggaggatggagagagaaatgtctcagaagatgaagaggaggagaaaccCGGGAAACGTGTGGTGGGGCCAAGAAAGAAGTTCATCTGGGACGACAAactgag gactcTGCTGTGTAACCTGGTGAGGGTGAAGTTGAGGTGTTATGAGCAGGAGAAGAGTTCTCTCTCTGTAGAAGATTATCTCAAAGTCTTCATGGAGAACGAGGTCAAACCGCTGTGGCCCAAAGGCTGGATGCAGGCCag GATGCTGTTTAAGGAAAGCCGTACTGTGCATGGTCACCTTACAGACct ggTGAAGAAGAGGATATTTTCCACCCCCAAatctgtaaag gaGATGGGATTTGACCCAGTACCATGtgtaagccccgcccctttctctTCACACCTGCCCTCAGAGACGATCTGCTTGTCTGATTCGCTGGATGAAGATCTGGCCACAAACTCTCTGGAATCCATCGCTCAGGCTCTGACTCTACTCAATGGTATAAACCCAAACTCTGCCCCCAGCACCTCTTCCACCCCTCCTGTTGTAGCGAAGCCCCACCCACAAACAGCGAGCCCCACCCCCTTTTCACAGTCTTCCATGCCAAAAGATGTCTCTTCAGTGcaaagacagacagtgacaccTGCTAGTAAACCCAGCAACACtagcaccaccaccacacctGCTAAGCCCCGCCCACCTCCTACAACCACACCTCTGCAGAAGCCATTTGGCACAGTAGGGATAAAGTCTGGTGGAGCCACACCTCCCACGGCTCAGATTAAAAACCCTTCAAAAAAATTGTGTGGTGACGGTGGTGCACAAAAGCCAAGTGTGAACTCTTTAAACACTAAAAGTTTTCAGCAAGTGACCACGCCCTCTTCACCATTGCCCTTCATCCAGAAAAAGGCCACGCCCACTGGACACCACCAGCAGAGGTTTATAACTCCGATGCAAGCCACAATCACAAAGTCTTCCCAAAGTAGCAACTCTCCAATAATCAAACTCACACACCGCCCTCCTGCTCAGACAACGCCTTCTGGCTCCACCCACCGCCCTCCTGCTCAGACAACGCCTTCTGGCTCCACCCACCGCCCTCCTGCTCAGACAACGCCTTCTGGCTCCACCCACCGCCCTCCTACCCAGACAACGCCTTCTGGGTCCACCCACCGCCCTCCTACCCAGACAACGCCTTCTGGCTCCACCCACCGCCCTCCTACCCAGACAACGCCTTCTGGCTCCACCCACCGCCCTCCTACCCAGACAACACCTTCTGGCTCCACCCACCGCCCTCCTATCCAGACAACACCTTCTGGCTCCACCCACCGCCCTCCTGCTCAGACAACGCCTTCTGGCTCCACCCACTGCTCCCCTGTTCAGACCACACCTTCTGGCTCCACCCACCGTCCTCCTGCTCAACCCATGCTCTCAGGCTCTGCCCACCGCTCTCCTGTTCAGTCCCCTGCCCATCAGCCCCCTACTCTCACAGTACCTCCTGGCTCCACCCACCGCTCTTCTGTTTCTACTCCCTCCCCTCCTACCACTGTCCACCACCCTTCTATTACCACTCCCACATCTGGTCACATTAATCGCCCTTCTGCCTCAAATTCACAGAATATTGGCCACACCCATCATGCCCCTGCTTCAAAACCTCCTGCTTCTGGCTCCACCCATCGCGCCTTGGTTTCAACTCCACCCTCTCCGAGCTCACATCGCACGTCAGTTCAAACTCCTCCGAGTTCCGCCTACCGCCCGTCCGTTCCCACTCCACCTCCTAACCTCGCTCAACGTTCTCCAGTGACCACTCCTCCATCTGTTTCGTCCCCTGCTCCCTCCTCTTGTCCACCTGTCCTGACTCCTACACAGTACAACCCGAAGAGTTCAGGATTCAAACCACCTTTCAGCCACGCCCCTGTAGCCACGCCCCACACTTCTAGCTTCCAAGGCTGTAACCCCACATCGGTTGCGACCAATCACGGACAAAGGCAGAGATCAGTGGGAGGGGCTAATCAGAGCAACATGTCAGCCAATTGTGCCTCGTCCTTGGGCCTGCCGTCTCTGTCTGACTCCGCCCTCTTAAATCAG gTGTCGTCTGTGCCGTTGGGTTTGGGGATGTTCGGGGGTCTCGTACCCGTCTCACTGCCCTTTCAGTTCCCTCTGCTCAACTTTGCCCCGGCTGGTGCAGCCACACACCCCCCCAgctcaggatacaccctgtcaCCCA ACCTGGTTAAGAGTTTGCAGTCAGGTGTTCAGGCTCTTCCTCCTCACCTGCAGCTTGCTTTCTCAG aGTCGAACCAAAGTCAGGGAGGAGACGTGAAGAGGAAATGA
- the ubn2a gene encoding ubinuclein-2a isoform X2 has translation MAEHRKVPFVTLSAFSSSSTATAAPSAGSEARKRRVDADAEPRVSRETGLGAPEAPQSGKAQRPTVRININLPESNELSFPEYSYSDLLQTRKSSPSVKQTPGPYDDEQRQKQEVEALARKFEDKYGSGCRTKHKDRVEDLIDIGFGYDENDSFIDNSEAYDELVPASLTTKLGGFYINTGTLQFRNASESDSDDGERTADTSRGDEESEVKKRKRRDEAELEEEEKKKMKMNNRLTKPGSCRPEKKNKKLMLASMLKRFVSEKKEMCKLNLTHSTQLLHGDFLLSDLTSDPAMMSLLTSANESELQDLLNDLDFSSLDSAPQVNNGLMCTGAADGACVNPEAEIVCPPPPPLPKGLPAPLVKRIEDLRAASRQFDEEGRKKFFTLDMNNILLDIELQVQQQSPSIRSAVYSHLEAFVPCNKEALLKRLKKLSLNIQDDRLRTPLLKLKLAVCSVMPEQTARYNMDCMAKVAAKQQMEDGERNVSEDEEEEKPGKRVVGPRKKFIWDDKLRTLLCNLVRVKLRCYEQEKSSLSVEDYLKVFMENEVKPLWPKGWMQARMLFKESRTVHGHLTDLVKKRIFSTPKSVKEMGFDPVPCVSPAPFSSHLPSETICLSDSLDEDLATNSLESIAQALTLLNGINPNSAPSTSSTPPVVAKPHPQTASPTPFSQSSMPKDVSSVQRQTVTPASKPSNTSTTTTPAKPRPPPTTTPLQKPFGTVGIKSGGATPPTAQIKNPSKKLCGDGGAQKPSVNSLNTKSFQQVTTPSSPLPFIQKKATPTGHHQQRFITPMQATITKSSQSSNSPIIKLTHRPPAQTTPSGSTHRPPAQTTPSGSTHRPPAQTTPSGSTHRPPTQTTPSGSTHRPPTQTTPSGSTHRPPTQTTPSGSTHRPPTQTTPSGSTHRPPIQTTPSGSTHRPPAQTTPSGSTHCSPVQTTPSGSTHRPPAQPMLSGSAHRSPVQSPAHQPPTLTVPPGSTHRSSVSTPSPPTTVHHPSITTPTSGHINRPSASNSQNIGHTHHAPASKPPASGSTHRALVSTPPSPSSHRTSVQTPPSSAYRPSVPTPPPNLAQRSPVTTPPSVSSPAPSSCPPVLTPTQYNPKSSGFKPPFSHAPVATPHTSSFQGCNPTSVATNHGQRQRSVGGANQSNMSANCASSLGLPSLSDSALLNQVSSVPLGLGMFGGLVPVSLPFQFPLLNFAPAGAATHPPSSGYTLSPKSNQSQGGDVKRK, from the exons ACGAGGAAAAGTTCTCCCTCTGTCAAACAAACTCCCGGCCCGTACGACGACGAGCAGcgacagaaacaggaagtggaagCGCTGGCCAGAAAGTTTGAGGACAAATAC GGTTCAGGATGCAGGACGAAACACAAGGACCGGGTGGAGGATCTGATCGATATCGGGTTTGGTTACGACGAGAACGACTCGTTCATCGACAACTCCGAGGCC TACGACGAACTGGTTCCTGCGTCTCTCACCACTAAACTGGGAGGTTTTTACATCAACACCGGGACGCTGCAGTTCCGTAACGCCTCCGAGTCTGACAGTGACGATGGAGAGAGAACAGCAGACACCAGCAGG GGTGATGAAGAGTCTGaggtgaagaagaggaagaggagagatgaagcagagctggaggaggaggagaagaagaagatgaagatgaataaCCGGCTGACAAAACCAGG CTCCTGTCGTCcggagaagaagaacaagaagctGATGTTGGCGTCGATGCTAAAACGCTTCGTATCCGAGAAGAAAGAAATGTGCAAACTAAACCTGACTCACAGCACACAGCTCCTCCATGGTGACTTCCTGCTCAGTGACCTGACCTCTGACCCTGCAATGATGTCACTTCTCACCTCAGCCAATGAGAGCGAGCTGCAGGATCTGCTGAATGACCTGGACTTCAGCAGTCTGGACTCTGCACCTCAGGTGAACAATGGACTGATGTGCACAGGAGCAGCGGATGGAGCCTGTGTGAACCCAGAGGCAGAGATTGTgtgtcctcctcctccacctctccCTAAAGGTCTCCCCGCCCCACTGGTCAAACGCATCGAGGACCTGCGAGCA GCCTCCAGACAGTTTGATGAGGAGGGCAGAAAGAAGTTCTTCACCTTGGACATGAATAATATTTTGTtaga TATTGAGCTGCAGGTACAACAACAGTCTCCCTCCATTCGCTCTGCTGTATATTCTCACCTTGAGGCTTTTGTTCCATGCAACAAGGAGGCTTTACTGAAACGTCTGAAGAAACTCAGCCTCAACATCCAg gATGATCGTCTTCGCACTCCTCTGTTGAAGCTGAAGttagctgtgtgtagtgtgatgcCTGAACAAACAGCCAGATACAACATGGACTGTATGGCTAAAGTAGCAGCAAA gcagcagatggaggatggagagagaaatgtctcagaagatgaagaggaggagaaaccCGGGAAACGTGTGGTGGGGCCAAGAAAGAAGTTCATCTGGGACGACAAactgag gactcTGCTGTGTAACCTGGTGAGGGTGAAGTTGAGGTGTTATGAGCAGGAGAAGAGTTCTCTCTCTGTAGAAGATTATCTCAAAGTCTTCATGGAGAACGAGGTCAAACCGCTGTGGCCCAAAGGCTGGATGCAGGCCag GATGCTGTTTAAGGAAAGCCGTACTGTGCATGGTCACCTTACAGACct ggTGAAGAAGAGGATATTTTCCACCCCCAAatctgtaaag gaGATGGGATTTGACCCAGTACCATGtgtaagccccgcccctttctctTCACACCTGCCCTCAGAGACGATCTGCTTGTCTGATTCGCTGGATGAAGATCTGGCCACAAACTCTCTGGAATCCATCGCTCAGGCTCTGACTCTACTCAATGGTATAAACCCAAACTCTGCCCCCAGCACCTCTTCCACCCCTCCTGTTGTAGCGAAGCCCCACCCACAAACAGCGAGCCCCACCCCCTTTTCACAGTCTTCCATGCCAAAAGATGTCTCTTCAGTGcaaagacagacagtgacaccTGCTAGTAAACCCAGCAACACtagcaccaccaccacacctGCTAAGCCCCGCCCACCTCCTACAACCACACCTCTGCAGAAGCCATTTGGCACAGTAGGGATAAAGTCTGGTGGAGCCACACCTCCCACGGCTCAGATTAAAAACCCTTCAAAAAAATTGTGTGGTGACGGTGGTGCACAAAAGCCAAGTGTGAACTCTTTAAACACTAAAAGTTTTCAGCAAGTGACCACGCCCTCTTCACCATTGCCCTTCATCCAGAAAAAGGCCACGCCCACTGGACACCACCAGCAGAGGTTTATAACTCCGATGCAAGCCACAATCACAAAGTCTTCCCAAAGTAGCAACTCTCCAATAATCAAACTCACACACCGCCCTCCTGCTCAGACAACGCCTTCTGGCTCCACCCACCGCCCTCCTGCTCAGACAACGCCTTCTGGCTCCACCCACCGCCCTCCTGCTCAGACAACGCCTTCTGGCTCCACCCACCGCCCTCCTACCCAGACAACGCCTTCTGGGTCCACCCACCGCCCTCCTACCCAGACAACGCCTTCTGGCTCCACCCACCGCCCTCCTACCCAGACAACGCCTTCTGGCTCCACCCACCGCCCTCCTACCCAGACAACACCTTCTGGCTCCACCCACCGCCCTCCTATCCAGACAACACCTTCTGGCTCCACCCACCGCCCTCCTGCTCAGACAACGCCTTCTGGCTCCACCCACTGCTCCCCTGTTCAGACCACACCTTCTGGCTCCACCCACCGTCCTCCTGCTCAACCCATGCTCTCAGGCTCTGCCCACCGCTCTCCTGTTCAGTCCCCTGCCCATCAGCCCCCTACTCTCACAGTACCTCCTGGCTCCACCCACCGCTCTTCTGTTTCTACTCCCTCCCCTCCTACCACTGTCCACCACCCTTCTATTACCACTCCCACATCTGGTCACATTAATCGCCCTTCTGCCTCAAATTCACAGAATATTGGCCACACCCATCATGCCCCTGCTTCAAAACCTCCTGCTTCTGGCTCCACCCATCGCGCCTTGGTTTCAACTCCACCCTCTCCGAGCTCACATCGCACGTCAGTTCAAACTCCTCCGAGTTCCGCCTACCGCCCGTCCGTTCCCACTCCACCTCCTAACCTCGCTCAACGTTCTCCAGTGACCACTCCTCCATCTGTTTCGTCCCCTGCTCCCTCCTCTTGTCCACCTGTCCTGACTCCTACACAGTACAACCCGAAGAGTTCAGGATTCAAACCACCTTTCAGCCACGCCCCTGTAGCCACGCCCCACACTTCTAGCTTCCAAGGCTGTAACCCCACATCGGTTGCGACCAATCACGGACAAAGGCAGAGATCAGTGGGAGGGGCTAATCAGAGCAACATGTCAGCCAATTGTGCCTCGTCCTTGGGCCTGCCGTCTCTGTCTGACTCCGCCCTCTTAAATCAG gTGTCGTCTGTGCCGTTGGGTTTGGGGATGTTCGGGGGTCTCGTACCCGTCTCACTGCCCTTTCAGTTCCCTCTGCTCAACTTTGCCCCGGCTGGTGCAGCCACACACCCCCCCAgctcaggatacaccctgtcaCCCA aGTCGAACCAAAGTCAGGGAGGAGACGTGAAGAGGAAATGA